The following coding sequences lie in one Spinacia oleracea cultivar Varoflay chromosome 1, BTI_SOV_V1, whole genome shotgun sequence genomic window:
- the LOC110794840 gene encoding transposon Tf2-1 polyprotein isoform X1, with amino-acid sequence MQEGHPLAFISRALGPKWQKLSVYEKELLAIVFVVQKWEQYLMGNHFLIKTDQKSLKWLLQQKISTPFQQFWLSKLMGFDYEIQYKSGRENLAADALSRVQGSEVLCMAMSVVDSNLATLITASYQLDATLKAIVDSLEQQQLVVGYQLQHGILRKNNRMVVGPDQELRHKIITWQHASPEGGHSGRELTLKRIKALFTWKGLSKEVRTFVRNCVTCQAAKHDTSAYPGLLQPLPIPEEVWVDVSMDFISGLPKSGGKDVIFVVVDRLSKYAHFIALSHPYTAVQVAQCYLDNVFKHHGWPRSIVSDRDSVFLSNFWQGLFSLQGIDFLLSSAYHPQTDGQTEVVNRCLEAYLRCMTGEHPNSWHMWLPLAEWWYNTHFHTATQLTPYEVVYNQPPPIHLPYLPNESNNAEIDRSLLRRETMIQTLKYHLTTAQERMKVQADRHRSEREFAVGDWVWLKLQAYRQQSLHKRSNQKLALQFYGPFQVLAKVWSVAYKLKLLSDAKIHDTFHVSQLKSFHGTLPIAAHIPPWFQGSAPETDLVQPASILQKRVVKFQNAPQVQYLVSWIGFEDYEATWEVAVDFEARFPHFVVQT; translated from the coding sequence ATGCAAGAGGGACACCCTTTGGCATTTATCAGTAGAGCTTTGGGCCCTAAGTGGCAAAAACTTTCAGTTTATGAAAAAGAACTTTTAGCAATTGTGTTTGTTGTACAAAAGTGGGAGCAGTATCTCATGGGAAATCATTTCCTTATCAAGACAGATCAAAAGAGCTTGAAATGGCTTTTGCAACAGAAAATATCAACCCCATTTCAACAATTTTGGTTATCCAAGCTTATGGGATTTGATTATGAAATCCAGTACAAGAGTGGAAGAGAGAATCTGGCAGCTGATGCTCTATCTAGGGTGCAAGGTTCAGAAGTGCTATGTATGGCCATGTCAGTAGTTGACTCTAACTTAGCTACACTAATCACTGCTAGTTATCAGTTGGATGCTACATTGAAAGCTATTGTGGATTCTTTGGAACAACAACAGCTGGTAGTAGGTTATCAATTACAGCATGGTATTCTTAGGAAGAACAATAGGATGGTGGTGGGACCAGATCAGGAACTGAGACACAAAATCATCACTTGGCAACATGCATCACCTGAAGGTGGCCACAGTGGTAGAGAATTGACATTGAAGAGAATTAAAGCTTTGTTCACTTGGAAAGGGTTGTCTAAAGAAGTCAGAACTTTTGTGAGGAATTGTGTGACTTGTCAAGCTGCTAAACATGATACTTCAGCCTACCCAGGTTTATTACAACCTCTTCCAATCCCAGAAGAAGTTTGGGTAGATGTGTCTATGGATTTCATATCTGGTCTACCCAAATCAGGTGGCAAGGATGTCATATTTGTAGTGGTTGATAGATTGAGCAAATATGCACATTTCATAGCTTTGTCTCATCCCTATACTGCTGTCCAAGTGGCTCAATGTTACTTGGATAATGTGTTCAAACACCATGGGTGGCCTAGGTCCATTGTGAGTGATAGGGATTCAGTTTTCCTTAGTAATTTCTGGCAAGGTTTGTTCTCCTTGCAGGGCATTGATTTCTTACTCTCATCTGCTTATCACCCTCAAACAGATGGCCAGACAGAAGTGGTTAATAGGTGTTTGGAAGCTTATCTTCGATGCATGACAGGTGAACACCCCAACAGTTGGCATATGTGGCTACCCCTAGCTGAATGGTGGTACAACACACATTTTCACACTGCCACCCAACTTACTCCTTATGAAGTAGTGTACAACCAGCCACCCCCAATCCACCTCCCTTATTTACCTAATGAGTCTAATAATGCAGAAATTGATAGAAGTTTGTTGAGAAGGGAAACAATGATTCAGACTCTTAAGTATCACTTGACCACTGCTCAAGAAAGAATGAAAGTGCAAGCTGATAGACACAGATCTGAAAGGGAGTTTGCAGTTGGTGACTGGGTTTGGTTAAAGTTGCAGGCCTATAGACAGCAATCTTTGCACAAGAGGTCTAATCAGAAGCTAGCTCTTCAGTTCTATGGCCCTTTTCAGGTTCTAGCTAAGGTTTGGTCAGTTGCTTATAAGCTAAAGCTTCTCAGTGATGCTAAAATACATGATACCTTTCATGTTTCTCaattgaagtctttccatggcACTTTGCCAATTGCTGCTCATATACCTCCATGGTTTCAAGGATCTGCCCCTGAAACTGACTTAGTTCAACCAGCTTCTATACTTCAAAAGAGGGTGGTTAAGTTTCAGAATGCTCCACAGGTTCAGTACTTGGTCAGTTGGATTGGGTTTGAGGACTatgaagctacatgggaagtaGCAGTTGATTTCGAAGCTCGTTTTCCTCATTTTGTTGTTCAAACTTGA